A window from Cellulomonas sp. C5510 encodes these proteins:
- a CDS encoding sodium-translocating pyrophosphatase yields the protein MNTDVRTGNDDLAAGAAGPRRTSRRSRRLPVLGGAAGALVLLLAGCGEAGAGAGSGAGSGAGAGAVHGGEASLVLPDLGAVTVLGGVSGRLLLGLGLVVCVLGLAFGVASYVQLRRLPVHTAMREISELIYSTCKTYLTQQGRFLMLLWVFIAAVIVVYYKALVGFEWGRVAMIIGFSLLGMAGSYAVAWFGIRVNTFANSRTAFASLRGRPLPVHRIPMKSGMSIGMVLISLELFMMLVILLFLPADVAGACFIGFAVGESLGASALRIAGGIFTKIADIGSDLMKIVFKIKEDDARNPGVIADCTGDNAGDSVGPSADGFETYGVTGVALVTFVLLAVDDPAVQATLLVWLFVIRAVMVIASAVSYLANDAWTRRRYATADRMDFERPLTSLVWLTSLVSIVFTYVTTWAVLGHLEGAGDGLWWKVAAIISCGTLAGALIPELVKVFTSTNSRHVREVVTSSREGGPSLNILSGLVAGNFSAYWLGITVVGLMGGAFLISEQGLGDLMVAPAVFAFGLVAFGFLGMGPVTIAVDSYGPVTDNAQSVYELSLVEELPGAAEQIDAEHGFLPQWENAKRMLEENDGAGNTFKATAKPVLIGTAVVGATTMIFSIIVALTQGLTTGLENLSLLHPPFLLGLITGGAVIFWFTGASIQAVTTGAYRAVEFIKGNIKLDGSTRASEEDSRRVVEICTQYAQKGMLTMFLAIFFATLSFAFVEPFFFIGYLISIAVFGLYQAIFMANAGGAWDNAKKIVEVDLHAKGTALHDATIVGDTVGDPYKDTSSVALNPVIKFTTLFGLLAVELAVSLADDGRGVLVHVLAAVFFVVSAYFVYRSFYGMRIGSAPVGDAEPAEPSEPAGGDADAGDRADDRTAMPADRTAGDGVPRQAATERDVLPDDVPVDADELVESEGR from the coding sequence GTGAACACAGACGTACGGACCGGCAACGACGACCTCGCGGCGGGGGCAGCAGGACCCCGCCGCACCTCCCGGCGCTCCCGGCGCCTGCCCGTGCTGGGCGGGGCCGCCGGCGCGCTGGTCCTCCTGCTCGCCGGGTGCGGCGAGGCCGGCGCGGGTGCCGGGTCCGGTGCCGGATCGGGCGCCGGCGCGGGTGCCGTGCACGGCGGCGAGGCCAGCCTCGTGCTGCCCGACCTCGGCGCCGTGACCGTGCTCGGCGGGGTCTCCGGGCGGCTGCTGCTGGGCCTCGGGCTGGTGGTGTGCGTGCTGGGCCTGGCGTTCGGCGTCGCGTCGTACGTGCAGCTCCGCCGCCTGCCGGTCCACACGGCCATGCGGGAGATCTCCGAGCTCATCTACTCCACCTGCAAGACGTACCTCACGCAGCAGGGCAGGTTCCTCATGCTGCTGTGGGTGTTCATCGCCGCGGTGATCGTCGTGTACTACAAGGCGCTCGTCGGCTTCGAGTGGGGCCGGGTCGCGATGATCATCGGGTTCAGCCTGCTCGGCATGGCCGGGTCGTACGCGGTGGCGTGGTTCGGCATCCGCGTCAACACGTTCGCGAACTCCCGGACGGCGTTCGCGTCGCTGCGGGGCCGGCCGCTGCCGGTGCACCGGATCCCGATGAAGTCGGGCATGTCGATCGGCATGGTGCTCATCAGCCTCGAGCTGTTCATGATGCTGGTGATCCTGCTGTTCCTGCCGGCCGACGTCGCGGGCGCGTGCTTCATCGGGTTCGCGGTCGGCGAGTCCCTCGGCGCCTCGGCGCTGCGCATCGCGGGCGGCATCTTCACCAAGATCGCGGACATCGGGTCCGACCTCATGAAGATCGTCTTCAAGATCAAGGAGGACGACGCCCGCAACCCCGGTGTCATCGCCGACTGCACCGGTGACAACGCGGGCGACTCGGTCGGCCCGAGCGCGGACGGCTTCGAGACCTACGGCGTGACCGGCGTGGCGCTGGTGACGTTCGTGCTGCTGGCGGTCGACGACCCCGCGGTGCAGGCGACGCTCCTGGTGTGGCTGTTCGTCATCCGCGCGGTGATGGTCATCGCGTCCGCCGTGTCCTACCTCGCCAACGACGCCTGGACCCGCCGCCGCTACGCCACGGCGGACCGCATGGACTTCGAGAGGCCGCTGACGTCGCTGGTGTGGCTGACCTCGCTGGTGTCCATCGTCTTCACCTACGTGACCACCTGGGCGGTGCTCGGGCACCTCGAGGGCGCCGGGGACGGGCTGTGGTGGAAGGTCGCGGCGATCATCTCCTGCGGCACGCTGGCCGGCGCGCTCATCCCGGAGCTGGTCAAGGTGTTCACCTCGACCAACAGCCGGCACGTGCGCGAGGTCGTCACCTCCTCCCGCGAGGGCGGCCCGTCGCTCAACATCCTGTCCGGGCTCGTGGCCGGCAACTTCTCGGCCTACTGGCTCGGCATCACGGTGGTCGGCCTCATGGGCGGCGCGTTCCTCATCAGCGAGCAGGGCCTCGGCGACCTCATGGTCGCGCCGGCCGTGTTCGCCTTCGGTCTCGTCGCGTTCGGGTTCCTCGGCATGGGGCCCGTGACCATCGCGGTCGACTCCTACGGCCCGGTCACGGACAACGCCCAGAGCGTCTACGAGCTGTCGCTCGTGGAGGAGCTGCCGGGCGCCGCGGAGCAGATCGACGCCGAGCACGGGTTCCTGCCGCAGTGGGAGAACGCCAAGCGGATGCTCGAGGAGAACGACGGCGCCGGCAACACGTTCAAGGCGACGGCGAAGCCCGTCCTCATCGGCACGGCCGTCGTGGGCGCGACCACCATGATCTTCTCGATCATCGTGGCGCTCACCCAGGGCCTGACCACCGGCCTGGAGAACTTGTCGCTGCTGCACCCGCCGTTCCTGCTCGGCCTCATCACCGGCGGCGCGGTGATCTTCTGGTTCACCGGGGCGTCGATCCAGGCGGTCACGACGGGCGCGTACCGCGCGGTGGAGTTCATCAAGGGCAACATCAAGCTCGACGGCAGCACCCGGGCGTCCGAGGAGGACTCCCGCCGCGTCGTGGAGATCTGCACCCAGTACGCCCAGAAGGGCATGCTGACGATGTTCCTCGCGATCTTCTTCGCCACGCTGTCGTTCGCGTTCGTGGAGCCGTTCTTCTTCATCGGCTACCTGATCTCCATCGCGGTGTTCGGCCTCTACCAGGCGATCTTCATGGCGAACGCCGGCGGCGCCTGGGACAACGCGAAGAAGATCGTCGAGGTCGACCTGCACGCGAAGGGCACCGCCCTGCACGACGCGACGATCGTCGGCGACACGGTCGGCGACCCGTACAAGGACACCTCGTCCGTCGCGCTCAACCCGGTCATCAAGTTCACGACGCTGTTCGGGCTGCTGGCGGTCGAGCTCGCGGTGAGCCTCGCGGACGACGGCCGCGGCGTCCTGGTGCACGTGCTGGCGGCGGTGTTCTTCGTGGTGTCGGCGTACTTCGTGTACCGGTCGTTCTACGGGATGCGCATCGGCTCGGCGCCGGTCGGGGACGCGGAGCCGGCCGAGCCGTCCGAGCCCGCCGGCGGCGACGCGGACGCCGGCGACCGCGCCGACGACCGGACGGCCATGCCGGCCGACCGGACGGCCGGCGACGGTGTGCCCCGCCAGGCGGCGACCGAGCGCGACGTCCTGCCGGACGACGTCCCGGTGGACGCCGACGAGCTGGTCGAGTCCGAGGGGCGGTGA
- a CDS encoding glycosyltransferase family 1 protein, with protein MRVAVKHDAVLVGPDGQVAGHDAAATLVRRLLRVFPGSVLVGPGPRRCAGFDMLPLEFLDGDGTVVVTMDVLDSVQVWQTLRAGGCERPQIMNFVWWDATRYQHDVERAALALSCALFPTFANSARTASEIRELVARSTVPALGERARIAWVNLGFRVDHIRPRREPPVPVVLYPAIYVSERKQPRLFLEVVDRVHKRTPIRVEARLHESHLVSETAMRMSERDWCWVGPLTSSRDSYWEALARTTAFLATATEESYGLEYVEALAAGAVGVFPDLPWARALLPEGYPFCYRTPDEAVDLLHRAVTDTARCRKELDAVAGGSFVQWLMTHHDDDTFDRAVAERVEEWFGSAH; from the coding sequence GTGCGGGTCGCGGTCAAGCACGACGCGGTCCTCGTCGGGCCTGACGGGCAGGTCGCGGGGCACGACGCCGCGGCCACGCTCGTCCGGCGGCTGCTGCGGGTGTTCCCGGGGTCGGTGCTCGTCGGTCCGGGGCCGCGGCGGTGCGCGGGCTTCGACATGCTGCCGCTGGAGTTCCTCGACGGCGACGGCACGGTGGTCGTCACCATGGACGTGCTCGACTCGGTGCAGGTCTGGCAGACGCTGCGCGCGGGCGGGTGCGAGCGGCCGCAGATCATGAACTTCGTCTGGTGGGACGCGACCCGCTACCAGCACGACGTCGAGCGCGCGGCCCTGGCCCTGTCGTGCGCGCTGTTCCCGACGTTCGCGAACTCCGCCCGCACGGCCTCGGAGATCCGCGAGCTGGTGGCCCGCAGCACCGTGCCGGCGCTCGGGGAGCGGGCGCGGATCGCCTGGGTCAACCTCGGGTTCCGGGTCGACCACATCCGGCCGCGCCGGGAACCGCCGGTCCCCGTCGTGCTGTACCCCGCGATCTACGTCTCGGAGCGCAAGCAGCCGCGGCTGTTCCTCGAGGTCGTGGACCGCGTGCACAAGCGGACGCCGATCCGGGTGGAGGCCCGCCTGCACGAGTCGCACCTCGTGTCCGAGACCGCCATGCGGATGTCCGAGCGGGACTGGTGCTGGGTGGGGCCGCTCACGTCCAGCCGCGACTCGTACTGGGAGGCGCTCGCGCGCACCACGGCGTTCCTGGCGACCGCCACCGAGGAGTCCTACGGCCTGGAGTACGTGGAGGCGCTCGCCGCCGGTGCCGTCGGGGTGTTCCCCGACCTGCCCTGGGCGCGGGCCCTGCTGCCCGAGGGGTACCCGTTCTGCTACCGGACTCCAGACGAGGCGGTCGACCTGCTGCACCGGGCGGTCACCGACACCGCGCGCTGCCGGAAGGAGCTCGACGCGGTGGCCGGCGGGTCGTTCGTGCAGTGGCTGATGACGCACCACGACGACGACACGTTCGACCGCGCGGTGGCCGAGCGGGTGGAGGAGTGGTTCGGCTCCGCGCACTGA
- the pgi gene encoding glucose-6-phosphate isomerase, whose product MTAPVDATTTGAWTALTAHRDALTPDLRGWFAADPERATRLTRQVADLTVDLSKNLVTDETLELLTRLADEVHLKTRLDAMFSGEHINVTEDRAVLHTALRRPADAEPPLVVDGQDVDADVQEVLAKVAAFAEKVRSGEWTGVTGERVATVVNIGIGGSDLGPVMAYEALKPYVQEGLEVRFVSNIDPTDIAEKTKDLDPTTTLFIVASKTFGTLETLTNARLARDWLWRGLVAAGAIEDTEEARTGAVAKHFVAVSTALDKVAAFGIDPENAFGFWDWVGGRYSVDSAIGTSLAIAIGPDAFGELLEGFHAVDEHVRSTPFEQNVPVLMGLLNVWYVNFLDAHTHAVLPYAQYLHRFPAYLQQLTMESNGKSVRWDGTPVTTETGEVFWGEPGTNGQHAFYQLIHQGTRLIPADFIAVANPAHPLQDGGTDVHALFLANYFAQTKALAFGKTADEVRAEGTPEEIVPARVFSGNRPTTSILAPSLTPSVLGQLIALYEHITFVQGVVWGIDSFDQWGVELGKKLALEIAPAVEGDTAALDGQDPSTRALIARYLELRQG is encoded by the coding sequence GTGACTGCACCCGTCGACGCCACCACCACCGGCGCCTGGACCGCCCTGACCGCGCACCGTGACGCGCTGACCCCGGACCTGCGCGGCTGGTTCGCCGCCGACCCGGAGCGTGCGACCCGCCTGACCCGGCAGGTGGCGGACCTCACCGTCGACCTGTCGAAGAACCTCGTCACCGACGAGACCCTGGAGCTGCTGACGCGGCTCGCCGACGAGGTGCACCTCAAGACCCGCCTGGACGCGATGTTCTCCGGCGAGCACATCAACGTCACCGAGGACCGCGCGGTGCTGCACACGGCCCTGCGGCGCCCCGCGGACGCCGAGCCGCCGCTGGTCGTGGACGGCCAGGACGTCGACGCGGACGTGCAGGAGGTGCTCGCCAAGGTCGCCGCGTTCGCGGAGAAGGTCCGCTCCGGCGAGTGGACGGGCGTGACCGGCGAGCGGGTGGCGACGGTCGTCAACATCGGCATCGGCGGTTCGGACCTCGGCCCCGTCATGGCGTACGAGGCGCTCAAGCCGTACGTGCAGGAGGGCCTCGAGGTCCGGTTCGTGTCGAACATCGACCCGACGGACATCGCCGAGAAGACGAAGGACCTCGACCCGACGACGACGCTGTTCATCGTCGCGTCCAAGACGTTCGGCACCCTGGAGACGCTGACCAACGCGCGCCTGGCCCGTGACTGGCTGTGGCGCGGGCTGGTCGCCGCCGGCGCGATCGAGGACACCGAGGAGGCCCGCACCGGCGCCGTCGCGAAGCACTTCGTCGCGGTGTCGACGGCGCTCGACAAGGTCGCCGCGTTCGGCATCGACCCGGAGAACGCGTTCGGGTTCTGGGACTGGGTCGGCGGCCGCTACTCCGTCGACTCCGCCATCGGCACCTCGCTCGCGATCGCGATCGGCCCGGACGCGTTCGGCGAGCTGCTCGAGGGCTTCCACGCCGTCGACGAGCACGTCCGCAGCACGCCGTTCGAGCAGAACGTGCCGGTCCTCATGGGCCTGCTCAACGTCTGGTACGTGAACTTCCTCGACGCGCACACGCACGCCGTCCTGCCGTACGCCCAGTACCTGCACCGGTTCCCGGCCTACCTGCAGCAGCTGACCATGGAGTCGAACGGCAAGTCGGTCCGCTGGGACGGCACGCCGGTCACGACGGAGACGGGCGAGGTGTTCTGGGGCGAGCCCGGCACCAACGGCCAGCACGCGTTCTACCAGCTCATCCACCAGGGCACCCGGCTGATCCCGGCGGACTTCATCGCTGTCGCGAACCCCGCGCACCCGCTGCAGGACGGCGGCACCGACGTGCACGCGCTGTTCCTGGCGAACTACTTCGCGCAGACCAAGGCGCTGGCGTTCGGCAAGACGGCGGACGAGGTGCGCGCCGAGGGCACGCCGGAGGAGATCGTCCCGGCCCGCGTGTTCTCCGGGAACCGCCCGACGACGTCGATCCTGGCGCCGTCGCTCACGCCGTCGGTGCTGGGCCAGCTGATCGCGCTGTACGAGCACATCACGTTCGTCCAGGGCGTGGTGTGGGGCATCGACTCGTTCGACCAGTGGGGCGTCGAGCTCGGCAAGAAGCTCGCGCTCGAGATCGCACCGGCGGTCGAGGGCGACACGGCGGCGCTCGACGGGCAGGACCCGTCGACGCGCGCCCTCATCGCGCGGTACCTGGAGCTGCGGCAGGGCTGA